A section of the Leptotrichia sp. HSP-342 genome encodes:
- a CDS encoding peptidylprolyl isomerase, which translates to MKKKITILAGILMILLVGIAGAEEKKANKSRENKKFEKAMRSFEMEAVIMTTKGNISFYLYPEAAPKNVANFVFLAKNNFYNGLTFHRIIPNGLIQGGDSVGDGTGTTGYYLKDEFTDWLTFAHEGMLAFANSGPDTNSSQFFITMSPMTNLNKKHTIIGGTKTREDLGVLRTLRQDDKILNIDIKGKKIDKFLDYFPEEVSEWESKLVKPAKR; encoded by the coding sequence ATGAAGAAGAAAATAACGATATTGGCTGGCATACTGATGATTTTACTAGTAGGAATTGCAGGTGCAGAGGAAAAGAAGGCAAACAAGTCGAGAGAAAACAAAAAATTCGAAAAAGCCATGAGAAGTTTTGAAATGGAAGCGGTTATTATGACAACGAAGGGAAATATATCTTTTTACCTATATCCCGAAGCCGCTCCTAAAAATGTGGCAAATTTTGTTTTTCTAGCGAAAAATAACTTTTATAATGGACTCACTTTTCATAGAATTATTCCAAATGGACTGATTCAGGGAGGAGATTCTGTGGGAGATGGAACGGGAACAACTGGCTATTATTTGAAAGATGAGTTTACAGACTGGCTAACATTTGCACATGAAGGAATGCTTGCTTTTGCAAATTCGGGGCCTGATACGAACAGTAGCCAGTTTTTCATAACGATGAGTCCAATGACTAATCTTAATAAAAAGCATACTATTATTGGAGGAACAAAAACTCGTGAAGATCTGGGCGTGTTAAGAACATTGAGACAGGATGACAAGATATTGAATATTGATATAAAAGGTAAAAAAATTGATAAATTTCTGGATTATTTTCCTGAGGAAGTTAGTGAATGGGAAAGTAAGCTTGTGAAACCTGCAAAACGTTAA
- a CDS encoding ATP-binding cassette domain-containing protein, giving the protein MSFIEVKDLKVHYPIRGGFFNKVIDHVYAVDGVSLTIEEGKTYGLVGESGSGKSTIGKAIIGLEKIKNGKIIYEGKEIDGKFRNRRSEYNRNVQMIFQDSLSSLNPKKRVLDLISEPLRNFENLTSDEEKRKVSELLEIVGMNREDIYKYPHEFSGGQRQRLGIARAVATKPKLIIADEPVSALDLSVQAQVLNYMKDIQEQFGLSYLFISHDLGVVKHMCDYMFIMYRGRFVETGIKNDIYKNPEHFYTKRLIAAIPEVHPEKRLENKKRRLEIEKEYLKNEKKYYDENGRVFDLKKLTDTHFVAIKDEIMQNNGKGGK; this is encoded by the coding sequence ATGAGTTTTATTGAAGTGAAAGACTTGAAGGTTCATTATCCTATTCGTGGGGGCTTTTTCAATAAGGTAATTGACCATGTGTATGCTGTGGATGGTGTTAGTTTGACTATTGAAGAAGGGAAGACTTATGGACTTGTGGGAGAGTCGGGGTCTGGAAAGTCTACGATTGGGAAAGCGATAATTGGGCTGGAGAAGATAAAAAATGGAAAGATTATTTATGAAGGTAAGGAAATTGATGGTAAGTTTCGGAATAGAAGAAGTGAATATAATAGAAACGTGCAGATGATTTTTCAAGATTCATTATCTAGTTTAAATCCTAAGAAGAGAGTGCTTGACTTGATTTCTGAGCCTTTGAGAAATTTTGAGAATTTGACTTCAGATGAGGAAAAGAGGAAGGTATCAGAACTGCTGGAAATTGTAGGAATGAACAGAGAAGATATTTACAAATATCCACATGAATTTTCTGGCGGACAGAGGCAGAGGCTGGGAATTGCACGGGCTGTTGCTACAAAGCCTAAATTGATTATAGCAGATGAGCCTGTGTCGGCACTTGATTTATCTGTTCAGGCACAAGTTTTGAATTATATGAAGGATATTCAGGAGCAGTTTGGGCTAAGTTATCTTTTTATTTCTCACGATTTGGGAGTTGTAAAGCATATGTGCGATTATATGTTTATAATGTATCGTGGAAGGTTTGTGGAAACTGGGATAAAAAATGATATTTATAAAAATCCTGAACATTTTTACACAAAACGGCTAATTGCTGCAATTCCAGAAGTACATCCTGAAAAAAGGCTAGAAAATAAAAAAAGACGATTAGAAATTGAAAAGGAATATTTGAAAAATGAAAAAAAATATTATGATGAAAATGGGCGTGTCTTTGATTTAAAAAAATTAACAGATACCCATTTTGTCGCTATTAAAGATGAAATAATGCAAAATAACGGAAAAGGGGGAAAATAA
- a CDS encoding manganese-dependent inorganic pyrophosphatase, with protein MSILVFGHKNPDTDTICSAIAYAELKNKLGKDVKAARLGEINEETKYALNYFKVEKPELVENVAGKEIILVDHNERTQTAEGFEEAKVLELIDHHRISNINVDEPLYARLEPVGCTATIILKLFKENNLVPSKETAGLMLSAIISDTLLFKSPTCTECDVKAGKELSEIAGVNTDEYGLEMLKAGTALGDKSEAELLNMDMKIFEIDGSKIGVAQVNTVNEAEVLERKEKLLAEIDNIIAKEGLKFFMFAITNILSNDSVALVSGDGNDIIEKAFGEKVDSNLVTLKGVVSRKKQIIPPLTKAIQG; from the coding sequence ATGTCAATATTAGTTTTTGGACACAAAAATCCAGATACAGATACAATTTGTTCAGCGATTGCTTATGCGGAACTGAAAAATAAATTGGGAAAAGATGTTAAGGCTGCAAGACTTGGAGAAATTAATGAAGAAACCAAGTATGCCTTGAACTATTTTAAAGTTGAAAAGCCTGAATTAGTGGAAAATGTGGCTGGAAAAGAAATAATACTGGTGGATCACAATGAGAGAACTCAAACTGCTGAAGGATTTGAAGAAGCAAAAGTTCTGGAACTAATTGATCATCACAGAATTTCAAACATTAACGTAGATGAGCCTTTATATGCAAGATTAGAGCCTGTTGGATGTACTGCGACAATTATTTTAAAATTATTTAAGGAAAATAATCTTGTACCAAGCAAGGAAACGGCAGGACTTATGTTAAGTGCTATTATTTCAGATACATTATTGTTCAAATCTCCAACTTGCACAGAATGTGATGTAAAGGCTGGTAAGGAACTGTCTGAAATCGCTGGAGTAAATACGGATGAGTATGGTCTTGAAATGTTAAAAGCTGGAACTGCACTTGGAGATAAATCTGAAGCAGAACTGTTAAATATGGATATGAAAATCTTTGAAATTGATGGTTCAAAAATTGGTGTTGCACAAGTTAATACTGTAAATGAAGCAGAAGTTTTGGAAAGAAAAGAAAAATTACTTGCTGAAATTGATAATATCATTGCAAAAGAAGGATTAAAATTCTTTATGTTTGCAATCACAAATATTTTATCAAATGATTCTGTGGCTCTAGTTTCAGGAGATGGAAATGATATTATCGAAAAAGCGTTTGGAGAAAAAGTTGACAGCAACTTAGTAACTTTGAAAGGTGTAGTTTCAAGAAAGAAACAAATTATTCCGCCATTGACAAAAGCGATTCAAGGATAA
- a CDS encoding class I SAM-dependent DNA methyltransferase, with translation MHREFAEIYDTFMKYVNYDVWYKFLRMFIEKKGAVLDLGCGTGEFVWRFLRDGFPVIGVDLSEKMLDISEKKLVGKNLTDSSYKLIKDNIINYENKTVFYKSLDVSENEKISENYDEIHPVDYIICNFDTVNYLKNEKDFFKFIKKCEKNLKKGGYLIFDVVTEDIFEEIFENDIFLDEEPEYTSIWRHEKISKKKHIVEIDLFIRENENDNLFRKYNEIQEKFIYDPEWIVEIVQNKGFEVFDTASNPEFGESRIFFVLKKL, from the coding sequence ATGCATAGGGAATTTGCAGAAATTTACGATACTTTTATGAAATATGTAAATTATGATGTATGGTATAAATTTTTAAGAATGTTTATTGAGAAAAAAGGAGCAGTTCTTGATTTAGGATGTGGAACAGGGGAATTTGTCTGGAGATTTCTTAGGGATGGATTTCCTGTAATCGGAGTGGATTTATCTGAAAAAATGCTAGATATTTCAGAAAAAAAACTGGTTGGAAAAAACTTAACAGATAGCAGTTATAAGCTGATAAAGGATAATATTATAAATTATGAAAATAAGACAGTATTTTACAAAAGTTTGGATGTTAGTGAAAATGAGAAAATTAGTGAAAATTATGATGAAATACATCCAGTTGACTATATTATCTGTAATTTTGACACGGTAAATTATTTAAAAAATGAAAAAGATTTCTTTAAATTTATTAAAAAATGTGAAAAAAATCTGAAAAAAGGTGGATATTTAATTTTTGATGTTGTAACAGAGGATATTTTTGAGGAAATATTTGAAAACGACATATTTCTAGATGAAGAACCTGAATACACAAGTATTTGGCGGCATGAGAAAATAAGTAAGAAAAAACATATCGTGGAGATTGATTTGTTTATTCGTGAGAATGAAAATGATAATTTATTCAGGAAATATAATGAAATTCAGGAAAAATTCATCTATGATCCTGAATGGATTGTGGAAATTGTTCAGAACAAAGGGTTTGAAGTATTTGATACAGCTTCTAATCCTGAATTTGGAGAAAGCAGAATATTTTTTGTATTAAAAAAATTGTAG
- a CDS encoding AtpZ/AtpI family protein yields the protein MEFENENEILEKNNLTEEEKRKQRIFEIEKKLGRHNNEKEMKNRRNNKIMKYFALATNMVYILSLPILLMLGLYMLLKKYLFKTDQPLVLVIFLVIGAVSGYWSLIKQVNNIK from the coding sequence ATGGAATTTGAAAATGAAAATGAAATTTTAGAAAAAAATAACTTGACTGAAGAGGAAAAACGAAAACAAAGGATCTTTGAGATTGAAAAGAAGTTGGGAAGGCATAATAATGAGAAGGAAATGAAAAATAGAAGAAATAATAAAATAATGAAATATTTTGCACTTGCTACAAATATGGTGTATATTTTGTCCTTGCCAATTCTTCTTATGCTTGGACTTTATATGCTTCTAAAAAAATATCTGTTTAAGACGGATCAGCCTCTTGTTCTTGTCATTTTTCTTGTAATTGGGGCAGTATCAGGCTACTGGTCGCTCATAAAGCAGGTAAACAACATAAAATAA
- a CDS encoding tRNA1(Val) (adenine(37)-N6)-methyltransferase, whose translation MKKNGEETVTPIKNMKVIQRNDFQNFTLDSVLLADFVKINRKTKKILDIGTGCGIIALLLAQRSKAQITGIELQETMAEIAIRNINGNKFENQVKIINEDIKNYEDIFNRDEFDTIVTNPPYFEFTGDISQTNNLEQLANARHNINLTLEEIIKISSYLLKNMGSFSIVFRSERLVEVLSLLQKYNLEPKRMKNCYTKWNENSKICLLEAIKDAKKGFSIEMPIFVYDENGGRSEYVENLYK comes from the coding sequence ATGAAAAAAAACGGAGAAGAAACAGTTACTCCAATAAAAAATATGAAAGTTATTCAACGAAATGACTTTCAAAACTTTACACTTGATTCTGTCTTGCTTGCAGACTTTGTAAAAATTAATCGAAAAACTAAAAAAATCCTTGATATTGGGACTGGCTGTGGAATTATCGCATTACTTCTGGCACAGCGGTCAAAAGCTCAAATTACAGGCATAGAATTACAAGAAACAATGGCAGAAATTGCCATAAGAAATATTAATGGTAATAAATTTGAAAATCAGGTTAAAATAATAAACGAAGATATAAAAAATTATGAAGATATTTTTAACCGTGACGAATTTGACACCATCGTTACAAATCCCCCATATTTTGAATTTACCGGCGACATTTCCCAGACAAACAATTTGGAACAACTGGCAAACGCAAGACATAATATTAATTTAACACTTGAAGAAATAATAAAAATTTCTTCTTACTTATTAAAAAATATGGGAAGTTTCTCAATTGTATTCCGAAGCGAACGTCTAGTAGAAGTTCTATCACTTTTACAAAAATATAATTTAGAGCCAAAACGAATGAAAAACTGCTATACAAAATGGAATGAAAACTCAAAAATTTGCCTTTTAGAAGCAATAAAAGATGCAAAGAAAGGATTTTCTATTGAAATGCCAATTTTTGTTTATGATGAAAATGGAGGAAGAAGTGAATATGTTGAGAATTTGTATAAATAA
- the fucO gene encoding lactaldehyde reductase produces the protein MAQRIILNEISYHGFGAINHIPEEVKKNKFKKALICTDKGLLEFGGVSKITDLLDKENLAYEVFSDIQPNPTIENVKDGVEKYKSAGADYIIAIGGGSPMDTAKAVAIIINNPEFSDVRSLEGVADTKNKCVPIIAVATTAGTAAEVTINYVITDVEKDRKFVCVDPHDLPIVAIVDPGMMTSMPKELTAATGLDALTHAIEGFTTKAAWEMTDMFHLKAIELIAKYLRSAVNNEPEGREKMALASYLAGMGFSNVGLGIVHSMAHPLGAFYGTPHGIANAIILPTVMEYNAEFTGEKFKAIAKAFGVKHTRTMSPEEYRKAAVDKVRELASDVGIPNNLKGIMDIKDLDFIAESALNDVCTGGNPRDTNLEDIKELYKKLL, from the coding sequence ATGGCACAAAGAATTATTTTGAACGAAATTTCGTATCATGGTTTTGGAGCAATAAACCATATCCCAGAGGAAGTTAAGAAAAACAAATTCAAAAAAGCGCTTATATGTACAGACAAGGGGCTTTTAGAATTTGGCGGAGTTTCAAAAATTACAGATTTGCTGGATAAGGAAAATTTAGCTTATGAAGTTTTTTCTGATATTCAGCCAAATCCGACTATTGAAAATGTAAAAGATGGTGTTGAAAAGTACAAATCTGCAGGTGCTGACTACATTATCGCAATTGGTGGAGGTTCACCAATGGATACTGCAAAAGCAGTTGCCATTATTATCAACAATCCAGAATTTTCTGATGTAAGAAGCCTTGAAGGTGTTGCAGACACTAAAAATAAATGTGTACCAATTATCGCTGTTGCGACAACAGCTGGAACTGCTGCAGAAGTTACAATTAACTATGTAATCACAGATGTTGAAAAAGACAGAAAATTTGTTTGCGTTGATCCGCATGATTTACCAATTGTGGCAATTGTTGACCCTGGAATGATGACAAGCATGCCAAAAGAACTTACCGCTGCGACTGGACTAGACGCTTTAACTCATGCAATTGAAGGATTTACAACAAAAGCCGCTTGGGAAATGACTGACATGTTCCATTTAAAAGCCATTGAATTAATTGCAAAATATTTGAGAAGCGCTGTAAATAATGAACCTGAAGGACGTGAAAAAATGGCACTTGCTTCATATTTAGCTGGAATGGGATTCTCAAATGTAGGACTTGGAATTGTACACTCAATGGCACATCCGCTAGGAGCATTTTATGGTACTCCACATGGAATTGCAAACGCAATAATTCTTCCAACTGTAATGGAATACAATGCTGAATTTACTGGAGAAAAATTTAAAGCTATCGCAAAAGCATTTGGTGTAAAACATACAAGAACAATGTCACCAGAAGAATATAGAAAAGCTGCAGTTGATAAAGTAAGGGAACTGGCAAGCGATGTTGGAATTCCAAACAACTTAAAAGGAATTATGGATATAAAGGATTTGGACTTTATTGCTGAATCCGCATTAAATGACGTTTGTACAGGTGGAAATCCACGGGATACAAATTTAGAAGATATAAAAGAATTATATAAGAAATTGTTATAG
- a CDS encoding ABC transporter ATP-binding protein — MEQTETLIKINNLVTSFRIKDEYFPAVDNISLELRKNEILAIVGESGCGKSTLATSIIGLHNPINTKLTGEINFEGKNLVEIDEEEYNKIRGNKIGMIFQDPLSALNPLMRIGEQIEEGMIYHTKLSKTERETRMLELLQNVGIKNPKRVARQFPHELSGGMRQRVMIAIALSCKPEIIIADEPTTALDVTIQAQILDLLKTLQSEINAGIILITHDLGVVAEMADRVAVMYAGEIVEIANVNDLFNNPKHPYTRSLLNSIPQLDTETEKLHVIQGIVPSLTKLERTGCRFSQRIPWIKESEHEKNPTLHEVEKEHFVRCTCWKNFHFEK, encoded by the coding sequence ATGGAACAAACTGAAACATTGATAAAAATTAATAATCTTGTTACAAGTTTTCGGATAAAAGATGAATATTTTCCTGCTGTGGATAATATTTCGCTGGAACTTAGAAAAAATGAGATACTTGCGATAGTGGGAGAGTCAGGATGTGGAAAAAGTACACTTGCAACTTCTATTATTGGACTGCATAATCCGATTAACACAAAATTGACAGGGGAAATCAATTTTGAAGGGAAAAATTTGGTAGAAATTGATGAAGAAGAATACAATAAAATTAGAGGAAATAAAATTGGAATGATATTTCAGGATCCTCTATCGGCGTTAAATCCACTGATGAGAATAGGGGAACAAATTGAGGAAGGAATGATTTATCATACAAAATTGTCCAAAACTGAAAGGGAAACCAGAATGCTGGAATTACTACAGAATGTAGGAATAAAAAATCCAAAACGTGTAGCAAGGCAATTTCCGCACGAATTATCTGGAGGAATGCGTCAAAGAGTAATGATTGCAATAGCACTTTCATGTAAACCTGAAATTATTATAGCCGATGAGCCGACAACAGCATTGGACGTTACAATACAGGCACAAATATTGGATTTACTAAAAACTTTGCAAAGTGAAATAAACGCTGGGATTATCCTGATTACACATGATTTGGGCGTTGTTGCTGAAATGGCAGACAGAGTGGCAGTAATGTATGCTGGAGAAATTGTAGAAATCGCAAACGTAAATGATTTGTTCAATAATCCAAAACATCCCTACACAAGATCTCTGCTAAATTCAATACCGCAACTTGACACAGAAACAGAAAAATTACACGTAATTCAAGGAATTGTTCCATCGCTAACTAAATTAGAGAGAACAGGTTGCCGTTTTTCTCAAAGAATTCCGTGGATAAAAGAAAGTGAACACGAAAAAAATCCAACATTGCATGAAGTGGAAAAAGAGCATTTTGTAAGATGTACTTGCTGGAAAAATTTTCATTTTGAAAAATAA
- a CDS encoding YebC/PmpR family DNA-binding transcriptional regulator, which translates to MGRHGTIAGRKEAQDKKRAASFTKLVRLITVAARGGENPEFNVALKHAIEKAKAINMPNDNINRAIKKGAGTDGSTAFETLNYEGYGPAGVAIIVEALTDNKNRTASSVKVAFDRNGGNLGVSGSVSYMFGRKGEIIIEKTDDIDEEALMEVALESGMEDMETLDDSFYITTEPSNFDAVADALRNAGYTLLEADIQYLPSIEVDTLGEEDLQKLKKLIDTLENDDDVQKVHHNYAGEL; encoded by the coding sequence ATGGGAAGACATGGTACAATAGCAGGGCGTAAGGAAGCACAGGATAAAAAAAGAGCCGCATCATTCACAAAACTGGTTAGACTTATAACAGTAGCAGCAAGAGGCGGAGAAAATCCTGAATTTAACGTAGCCCTAAAACACGCAATCGAAAAAGCAAAAGCGATTAATATGCCTAATGACAATATTAACAGGGCAATCAAGAAAGGAGCAGGAACTGACGGTTCGACAGCTTTTGAAACGTTAAATTACGAAGGATACGGACCAGCAGGAGTTGCTATCATCGTAGAGGCTCTTACTGATAATAAAAATAGAACTGCTTCATCTGTAAAAGTAGCTTTTGATAGAAATGGTGGAAATCTTGGTGTTTCTGGATCAGTTTCGTATATGTTTGGAAGAAAAGGTGAGATTATTATTGAAAAAACTGATGATATTGATGAGGAAGCATTAATGGAAGTAGCACTTGAATCTGGAATGGAGGATATGGAAACTCTGGATGACAGTTTTTATATCACAACTGAACCATCTAACTTTGATGCAGTAGCAGATGCTTTAAGAAATGCAGGATACACATTGCTAGAAGCAGATATTCAATATTTGCCATCTATCGAAGTTGATACTCTTGGCGAAGAGGATTTGCAAAAACTTAAAAAATTAATTGACACTCTGGAAAATGACGATGATGTTCAAAAAGTTCATCATAACTACGCTGGAGAATTATAA
- the opp4B gene encoding oligopeptide ABC transporter permease, whose amino-acid sequence MWKTVLRRILVMIPQLFILSLLIFILAKLMPGDPFTGLITPQTDPAALEELRRKAGLLDPWHIQYVRWLKNAVSGNLGMSYTYNVPVKTLIGERAVNTFILSLLSLILTYCIAIPLGMLAGRYQNSFLDKFVTFYNYVSYAIPTFVLSLIMIWFFGYTLGWFPTTGSVTAGLNTGTLGHILDRIYHIILPAITYALLGTTWIVQYLRNEVIDAKNLDYVKTAKSKGVPENKVYSRHIFRNSILPIAAFFGYSITGLLGGSIFIEKIFSYPGMGGLFVNSIITRDYSVVTALILLFGFLTLLGSLLSDIILSIVDPRIRIE is encoded by the coding sequence ATGTGGAAAACAGTTTTACGAAGAATTCTGGTTATGATACCGCAACTATTTATACTTAGCCTATTAATCTTCATTTTGGCAAAACTTATGCCGGGAGATCCGTTTACTGGGCTGATTACACCACAGACTGATCCTGCAGCACTTGAAGAATTGCGAAGAAAGGCAGGGTTGCTGGATCCTTGGCATATTCAGTATGTAAGATGGCTAAAAAATGCCGTTTCTGGAAATTTGGGAATGAGCTACACTTATAATGTTCCTGTAAAGACGCTTATTGGAGAACGGGCAGTAAACACATTTATTTTGTCGCTGCTTAGCCTTATTTTGACATATTGTATTGCAATACCGCTTGGAATGCTTGCTGGACGTTATCAGAACTCATTTCTTGATAAATTTGTTACATTTTATAATTATGTGAGCTATGCGATTCCGACTTTTGTGCTTTCGCTTATAATGATTTGGTTTTTTGGATATACGCTTGGATGGTTTCCAACAACTGGATCTGTGACGGCTGGACTTAATACTGGTACTTTGGGACATATTTTGGACAGGATTTATCACATCATATTACCTGCAATTACGTATGCATTGCTGGGAACAACTTGGATTGTGCAGTATTTGAGAAATGAAGTAATTGATGCCAAGAATCTGGATTATGTGAAAACAGCGAAAAGTAAGGGAGTACCAGAAAATAAAGTTTATTCTAGACATATTTTCAGAAATTCGATTTTACCGATTGCAGCGTTCTTTGGATATTCGATAACAGGGCTTCTGGGAGGTTCGATTTTTATTGAAAAAATATTCAGTTACCCTGGAATGGGAGGACTATTTGTAAATTCAATTATAACACGGGATTACAGCGTTGTTACAGCATTAATACTGCTGTTTGGATTTTTAACATTGCTTGGAAGTTTGCTTTCAGATATTATTCTTAGCATTGTTGATCCCAGAATTAGAATAGAGTAG